A region of Polynucleobacter sp. JS-Mosq-20-D10 DNA encodes the following proteins:
- a CDS encoding molybdopterin-synthase adenylyltransferase MoeB: MNDEQLLRYSRHLLLEEIDVAGQEKLLGSHILIIGAGGLGSAAAPYLAAAGAGKITLVDHDQVELTNLQRQIMHSQNSIGKTKVESGKQFLHNLNPALTINAIAEKASEDLLDTLLPTVHLVLDCTDNFATRQLINQACFIHKIPLVSGSALKFDGQLSVFDFRNEISPCYACLFSPEEQFEEVSCASMGIFSPLVGIIGAMQAAQALQVLIGFGQPLVGRMLLWNAVNTQIDEIRLTRNPACKVCGSPH; the protein is encoded by the coding sequence ATGAATGATGAGCAGTTACTTCGCTACTCGCGGCATTTACTACTCGAGGAAATTGATGTTGCTGGCCAAGAAAAGCTTCTTGGCTCCCACATACTCATCATTGGTGCTGGCGGACTAGGAAGTGCTGCTGCACCTTACTTAGCTGCAGCTGGCGCGGGAAAAATAACGCTAGTTGATCATGACCAAGTCGAGCTCACTAATTTGCAGCGACAAATCATGCATAGCCAGAACTCGATTGGTAAGACCAAAGTGGAGTCTGGAAAGCAATTTTTACACAACCTGAATCCCGCCCTCACGATTAACGCAATCGCAGAAAAGGCTTCAGAAGATCTACTCGATACACTCTTGCCGACAGTGCATCTCGTTTTAGATTGCACGGATAACTTTGCTACCCGCCAGCTTATCAATCAAGCCTGCTTTATCCACAAGATTCCGCTCGTCTCTGGATCTGCCCTCAAATTTGATGGTCAACTCAGCGTCTTTGATTTTCGTAATGAAATATCACCCTGCTATGCCTGCCTTTTTTCTCCGGAAGAACAGTTTGAAGAGGTCAGTTGTGCCAGCATGGGTATCTTTTCCCCTCTCGTTGGCATTATCGGCGCAATGCAAGCGGCCCAAGCTCTTCAGGTATTGATTGGCTTTGGTCAGCCTTTAGTTGGAAGAATGTTATTGTGGAATGCCGTCAATACTCAAATTGATGAGATTCGTCTTACTCGAAATCCCGCATGTAAGGTGTGTGGCTCCCCACACTAG
- the ptsP gene encoding phosphoenolpyruvate--protein phosphotransferase — protein sequence MTFALHGIAVSKGIAIGKAVLISRAALEVSHYLVEVGKEEGEAQKLLDAFEQVRQELEQLRQDLPKDAPQEMAAFLDVHSMILADPALAEKPIKLIRTQRLNAAWALTTELNDLLEQFAGIEDTYLKERANDIRQVAERVVKALNAQQKDPLNDAEFLPASDIGIESIIVAHDIAPHDMLRFKEHAFTGFVTDLGGKTSHTAIVARSMEIPAVVGVRHASEMIRHGDWLILDGEHGVVVVAPDEQLLAEYRKLQAQALKEARKLNQLKHSKTETADRVEIELSANIELPEDAIQAVKLGAVGVGLFRSEFLFMDRKQALPDEEHQYQEYRRVVDLMHGLPVNIRTIDVGADKALGGGGDVSQTGTSPLGLRAIRWSLTEPEIFLTQLRAILRASAHGEARIMIPMLAHVKEIDETFRLIEKAKQQLHQRSQAFNPDIQVGAMIEIPAAALMLPLFINRFDFLSIGTNDLIQYTLAIDRADHAVAHLYDPLHPAILNLLSSIIDQAKRAEVPVAVCGEMAGDPALTKLLLALGLTDFSMHFSQLLLVKREILKANVGLLKARAPRVLRAYEPEEQAKALEHLLS from the coding sequence ATGACTTTTGCTTTGCACGGAATAGCAGTCTCTAAGGGCATTGCCATTGGGAAGGCCGTACTGATATCGCGTGCTGCATTAGAGGTTAGTCATTACTTAGTTGAAGTAGGCAAAGAAGAGGGCGAGGCTCAAAAATTATTAGATGCTTTTGAGCAGGTGCGCCAGGAGTTGGAGCAATTGCGTCAAGACTTACCTAAAGACGCGCCACAAGAAATGGCTGCGTTCTTAGATGTCCACAGCATGATTCTGGCAGATCCAGCTTTAGCTGAGAAGCCTATCAAATTAATTCGCACTCAGAGGTTAAATGCTGCTTGGGCCTTAACAACTGAACTCAATGATCTTTTAGAGCAATTTGCAGGTATCGAGGATACCTATTTAAAAGAGCGTGCCAACGATATTCGTCAGGTGGCAGAGCGCGTTGTTAAGGCATTGAATGCTCAGCAAAAAGATCCTTTAAATGATGCTGAATTTTTGCCTGCAAGTGATATTGGTATTGAGTCGATTATTGTTGCCCACGACATCGCTCCTCATGACATGCTGCGCTTCAAAGAACATGCCTTTACGGGATTTGTAACGGATCTTGGTGGTAAGACCTCTCATACCGCTATTGTTGCGCGTAGCATGGAAATTCCTGCAGTAGTCGGTGTACGACATGCCAGTGAAATGATTCGTCATGGTGATTGGCTGATATTGGATGGAGAGCATGGGGTTGTTGTTGTTGCGCCCGATGAACAACTTCTTGCCGAGTATCGAAAACTTCAAGCTCAAGCCTTAAAAGAGGCTCGCAAGCTAAACCAGTTAAAGCATTCCAAGACAGAAACAGCTGATCGTGTCGAGATTGAGTTATCTGCCAATATTGAATTGCCCGAAGATGCTATTCAGGCGGTCAAGTTGGGTGCTGTGGGCGTTGGTTTGTTTCGCTCCGAATTTTTATTTATGGATCGCAAGCAGGCCTTGCCTGATGAAGAGCATCAGTATCAAGAATATCGTCGCGTAGTCGATTTAATGCATGGCCTGCCCGTCAATATTAGAACCATTGATGTTGGTGCCGATAAGGCTCTGGGTGGTGGTGGCGATGTTTCTCAAACTGGCACATCACCTCTTGGATTACGTGCTATTCGCTGGTCTTTGACGGAGCCTGAAATCTTTTTAACGCAACTTAGGGCGATTTTGCGAGCATCGGCTCATGGTGAGGCGCGCATCATGATTCCGATGCTCGCCCATGTCAAAGAAATCGATGAAACATTTAGATTGATTGAAAAAGCTAAGCAGCAATTACATCAGCGTAGCCAGGCATTTAATCCGGATATTCAAGTTGGCGCAATGATTGAAATCCCTGCGGCTGCCTTGATGCTACCGTTATTTATCAATCGATTCGATTTTCTTTCTATTGGCACTAACGACTTGATTCAGTACACCTTGGCAATTGATCGTGCAGATCATGCGGTGGCACATTTATACGATCCATTGCATCCAGCCATTTTGAATTTGCTGTCTAGCATCATCGATCAAGCCAAGCGCGCTGAAGTGCCGGTTGCTGTTTGCGGCGAGATGGCTGGCGACCCTGCATTAACAAAACTATTGCTTGCCCTTGGGCTGACTGATTTCTCTATGCACTTCAGTCAACTGTTATTAGTCAAGCGTGAGATATTAAAAGCAAATGTAGGACTATTGAAGGCGCGTGCCCCTAGGGTTCTTCGTGCTTATGAGCCTGAAGAGCAGGCGAAAGCATTGGAGCATTTGCTTTCTTAA
- a CDS encoding HPr family phosphocarrier protein, whose translation MPVAEIEIINKLGLHARASAKLSQLAAEFPCEILLSRNGRQINAKSIMGVMMLAAGIGSTVTLETAGEKEDEAMQALTALINDRFGEGE comes from the coding sequence ATGCCTGTTGCTGAAATCGAAATTATTAATAAGTTGGGCTTACATGCTCGAGCATCAGCCAAGCTATCCCAGCTTGCTGCTGAGTTTCCTTGCGAAATCCTCTTGTCTCGTAACGGTCGTCAAATCAACGCCAAGAGCATTATGGGCGTCATGATGCTGGCCGCTGGGATTGGAAGTACGGTCACTCTAGAAACTGCTGGGGAAAAAGAAGATGAGGCAATGCAGGCTTTAACGGCATTGATCAATGATCGATTTGGTGAGGGCGAATAA
- a CDS encoding PTS sugar transporter subunit IIA: MVGIVIVAHTPVASAMLGFAEHAFGVVPERVRAVDVPPYEDIKVSFDRVLKAAYGVNTGQGVLILTDVMGATPANVASKLEALGPLSGLNAPVIVLAGLNLPMLMRCISHRGEGLEELAHKALQGGQNGILRLGSKTPQPTTEK; this comes from the coding sequence ATGGTTGGAATCGTCATAGTTGCCCACACCCCAGTAGCAAGTGCGATGCTTGGATTTGCTGAGCATGCCTTCGGTGTGGTGCCGGAGAGAGTGAGGGCTGTCGACGTTCCGCCCTACGAAGATATCAAAGTTAGTTTTGATCGGGTCTTAAAAGCAGCCTACGGAGTCAATACAGGTCAGGGCGTTTTAATTTTGACTGATGTGATGGGTGCTACACCGGCCAATGTAGCCTCTAAGCTTGAGGCCTTGGGCCCGCTATCAGGCTTGAATGCCCCCGTGATTGTTTTAGCGGGACTCAATTTGCCCATGCTAATGCGATGTATTTCTCATCGCGGCGAGGGCTTAGAAGAATTAGCTCATAAAGCGCTTCAAGGTGGCCAAAATGGCATTCTGCGTTTAGGCTCTAAAACTCCGCAACCCACTACAGAGAAATAG
- the gshB gene encoding glutathione synthase gives MNLLFIADPLESFKISKDSTLAMMRVAQEAGHQLWFCESRNILWRNDFVVADCQPLDIKPSGTAWFELGVVEDLPLNTFNAVMMRTDPPFDIEYLNTTWLLSAAVRQGAKVFNNPTAIRDHSEKISITEFPELIPPTLVTRELSAIEVFHQEHQDIVIKPLDGMGGMGVFRVGPDALNLASIVETLGENGARTLMVQRFLPEIMQGDKRVLLIGGEVVPFSLARIPQGSEIRGNLAAGGKGVAMPLTDAERKVAERLAPILNARGLFLVGLDLIGAYVTEINVTSPTCFVEITEQSGFDVPKFWLTALEKALA, from the coding sequence ATGAACCTGCTTTTCATTGCGGATCCTTTAGAGTCTTTCAAGATTAGTAAAGATTCCACCTTAGCAATGATGCGAGTTGCGCAAGAAGCTGGGCATCAACTTTGGTTTTGCGAAAGTCGCAATATCCTCTGGAGGAATGATTTTGTAGTGGCAGATTGCCAGCCTCTCGATATCAAACCAAGCGGTACCGCATGGTTTGAATTGGGCGTTGTAGAAGATCTCCCACTTAATACCTTTAACGCAGTCATGATGCGCACTGATCCGCCATTTGATATTGAATATCTCAATACCACCTGGCTACTGTCTGCTGCGGTTCGTCAGGGTGCGAAAGTATTTAATAATCCAACTGCTATTCGGGATCATTCCGAAAAGATATCCATCACCGAGTTTCCGGAACTCATTCCACCAACTTTAGTAACGCGCGAACTCAGTGCGATTGAAGTGTTTCATCAAGAGCATCAAGATATTGTGATTAAACCTTTGGATGGCATGGGTGGTATGGGTGTATTCCGCGTTGGGCCAGATGCTTTAAATCTTGCCAGTATTGTTGAGACGCTAGGTGAGAATGGCGCACGTACTTTGATGGTGCAAAGATTCTTGCCGGAGATTATGCAAGGTGATAAACGGGTGTTGCTGATCGGTGGTGAGGTGGTACCATTTTCATTGGCTCGCATTCCGCAGGGCAGTGAAATCCGAGGCAATTTGGCCGCTGGGGGTAAGGGAGTGGCAATGCCACTGACGGATGCCGAGAGAAAAGTTGCGGAGCGTTTGGCCCCTATTTTGAATGCCCGCGGCTTATTCTTGGTAGGATTGGATTTAATTGGTGCCTATGTCACAGAAATTAATGTGACTAGCCCAACTTGTTTTGTAGAAATTACTGAGCAAAGTGGATTTGATGTCCCAAAATTTTGGTTAACCGCGCTTGAAAAGGCATTGGCATAA
- the gshA gene encoding glutamate--cysteine ligase, whose product MVPHLITALSGPLLDLESKVLEATPTIERWFRLEWQEHTPPFYCSVDLRNAGFKLAPVDTNLFPGGFNNLSPQMLPLAVQAAMAAIEKICPEAKNLLLIPERHTRNTFYLQNIARLSSILRQAGLNVRLGTLSDEIKKPTWIDLPDGNRLLMEPLSRLGLKKQRLGLKDFDPCSILLNNDLSAGIPPILENLHEQYLLPGLHAGWHVRRKSKHFAAYDEVAKKFAKVVDIDPWMINPYFASCSNVNFHERIGEEELQAAVEKVLKKTAKKYREYGIKEKPYVVVKADAGTYGMGVMVVNDPAQLKDLNRKDRNKMSVVKEGLEVSDVLIQEGVYTFEKVNEAVAEPVVYMIDRYVIGGFYRVHTDRGPNENLNAPGMHFVPLAFEQNSIPDLGAKPGSAPPNRFYLYGVVARLALLAASLELERSDPNAEAA is encoded by the coding sequence ATGGTTCCACATCTCATCACCGCCCTTAGCGGCCCTCTTCTCGATCTCGAGTCGAAAGTATTAGAAGCAACTCCAACGATTGAGCGCTGGTTCAGGCTCGAGTGGCAAGAGCATACTCCGCCGTTTTACTGCTCAGTTGACTTGCGTAACGCAGGCTTTAAGCTTGCACCAGTTGATACCAACCTCTTCCCAGGCGGTTTTAACAATCTCTCGCCCCAAATGTTGCCTTTAGCAGTTCAGGCGGCAATGGCAGCAATCGAGAAGATTTGTCCTGAGGCCAAAAATTTACTATTGATACCTGAGAGACACACTCGTAACACTTTCTATTTACAGAATATTGCGCGTTTATCTTCGATCTTGCGTCAAGCGGGTCTTAATGTCCGCCTAGGCACTTTGTCTGATGAAATTAAAAAGCCGACTTGGATTGATTTGCCTGATGGCAATCGTCTCTTGATGGAGCCTTTGTCTCGTTTGGGGCTGAAGAAGCAACGTCTTGGGTTAAAAGATTTCGATCCCTGCTCAATTTTACTGAACAATGATTTATCAGCAGGTATTCCTCCGATCTTAGAAAATCTACACGAGCAGTATCTCTTGCCGGGACTACATGCTGGCTGGCACGTCCGCCGAAAGTCGAAACATTTCGCCGCTTACGATGAAGTCGCTAAGAAGTTTGCCAAGGTAGTCGATATTGATCCCTGGATGATCAATCCTTATTTTGCAAGCTGCTCTAATGTGAACTTCCATGAGCGTATAGGTGAAGAAGAATTACAAGCTGCTGTCGAGAAAGTTTTAAAGAAGACTGCCAAGAAATACCGTGAGTATGGCATTAAAGAAAAGCCATACGTTGTTGTCAAAGCGGATGCTGGTACATACGGCATGGGCGTGATGGTAGTGAATGACCCCGCGCAACTCAAAGACCTGAACCGCAAAGACCGCAATAAGATGAGTGTTGTAAAAGAAGGTCTTGAGGTCAGTGATGTATTGATTCAAGAAGGTGTCTATACCTTTGAGAAGGTCAATGAGGCTGTTGCTGAGCCAGTGGTGTACATGATTGATCGCTATGTGATTGGCGGCTTTTATCGAGTGCATACTGACCGCGGCCCTAATGAGAATTTGAACGCTCCAGGTATGCATTTTGTGCCTTTGGCATTTGAGCAAAACTCTATCCCAGATTTAGGCGCAAAGCCTGGTAGCGCACCGCCAAATCGTTTTTACCTGTATGGCGTTGTCGCTCGTCTAGCCTTGCTGGCAGCCTCTCTAGAGCTAGAGCGCTCTGATCCTAATGCCGAAGCTGCTTAA
- a CDS encoding ammonium transporter codes for MLTWMKRLLAGSAMALAIGATSVMVASPAFADEAKPVAAAAAAAVAAAPALVPNKGDTAWILVCTALVILMTLPGLALFYGGLTRSKNILSVLVQCMFVFALITVLWSLYGYSFAFTEGGAFIGGFDRLFLAGITPDSVAATFSKGIVIPEYVFMAFQAAFATITCCLIVGSFAERAKFSAIVLFMVLWFTFSYLPIAHMVWFWPGPDDIKDAASLEAITARAGWLWQKGVLDFAGGTVVHINAAIAGLMGSFVIGKRLGYGKEAMKPHNLVFVMIGASLLWFGWFGFNAGSALEANGSAALAFVNTLLATAAAVLSWSVAEWALKGKPSMLGGASGCVAGLVAITPAAGFVGPMGALVIGAAAGVICLWGVSGLKKLLGSDDSLDVFGVHGVGGILGALLTGVFADPALGGTGIWDYVANAAAPDYSIASQLWIQSQGVIVTLIWSGVVSYIAFKLVDMVVGLRVKEDEEREGLDISSHGESAYES; via the coding sequence ATGTTAACTTGGATGAAACGACTCCTAGCTGGAAGCGCAATGGCCTTGGCTATTGGCGCGACTAGTGTGATGGTAGCTTCACCGGCTTTTGCTGATGAGGCTAAGCCAGTTGCTGCTGCGGCTGCAGCTGCAGTTGCTGCTGCTCCTGCATTGGTCCCAAATAAAGGTGATACAGCTTGGATACTAGTGTGTACAGCATTAGTAATCTTGATGACATTGCCTGGTTTGGCTTTGTTTTACGGTGGTTTAACACGTAGCAAAAATATTCTTTCTGTACTTGTACAGTGCATGTTTGTTTTTGCGTTGATCACAGTGTTGTGGTCCCTCTATGGATACAGCTTTGCATTTACCGAGGGTGGTGCATTCATTGGTGGATTCGATCGCTTGTTCTTAGCTGGTATTACTCCAGACTCAGTTGCCGCAACATTTAGTAAAGGCATTGTGATCCCTGAGTATGTATTTATGGCCTTCCAAGCTGCATTTGCAACCATTACTTGCTGCTTGATCGTTGGTTCATTTGCTGAGCGTGCTAAGTTTTCTGCAATCGTGTTGTTTATGGTTCTTTGGTTCACTTTCAGTTACTTACCAATCGCTCACATGGTTTGGTTCTGGCCTGGTCCTGATGACATCAAAGATGCTGCATCACTTGAGGCAATCACAGCTCGTGCTGGTTGGTTGTGGCAGAAGGGTGTTCTCGACTTTGCTGGTGGTACCGTTGTTCACATCAATGCTGCGATCGCAGGTTTGATGGGTTCATTCGTAATCGGTAAACGTTTGGGTTACGGCAAAGAAGCAATGAAGCCGCACAACTTAGTATTCGTGATGATTGGTGCTTCACTCTTGTGGTTCGGTTGGTTTGGCTTCAATGCTGGTTCTGCTCTCGAAGCAAACGGCAGTGCAGCCTTGGCATTCGTAAACACATTATTGGCAACCGCTGCAGCAGTCTTGAGCTGGTCAGTTGCTGAGTGGGCCCTTAAAGGTAAACCTTCCATGTTGGGTGGTGCATCTGGTTGCGTAGCAGGTTTAGTTGCGATTACTCCTGCTGCTGGTTTCGTTGGCCCAATGGGTGCCTTAGTTATCGGTGCAGCTGCTGGCGTTATCTGCTTGTGGGGTGTTTCTGGTCTCAAGAAGCTTTTGGGTTCAGATGACAGCCTAGACGTATTTGGTGTGCACGGCGTTGGTGGTATTTTGGGCGCTTTGTTAACTGGTGTGTTTGCAGATCCAGCATTAGGCGGAACAGGTATTTGGGATTATGTAGCGAATGCTGCAGCCCCTGATTACTCTATCGCTAGCCAGTTGTGGATTCAGAGCCAAGGTGTCATCGTTACTCTAATTTGGTCTGGCGTGGTTTCTTATATCGCCTTCAAATTGGTTGATATGGTGGTTGGCCTGCGCGTTAAGGAAGATGAAGAGCGCGAAGGTTTGGATATTAGCTCCCACGGTGAGTCCGCTTACGAGTCTTAA
- a CDS encoding P-II family nitrogen regulator gives MKLITAIIKPFKLDEVREALSEVGVSGITVTEVKGFGRQKGHTELYRGAEYVVDFLPKVKIEAAVEDGILERAIEAIEKSARTGKIGDGKIFVSPVEHVIRIRTGETGASAL, from the coding sequence ATGAAATTAATTACCGCAATCATCAAGCCCTTCAAGCTTGACGAAGTGCGCGAAGCTCTCTCGGAAGTGGGAGTTTCGGGCATTACCGTCACTGAAGTTAAAGGCTTTGGTCGTCAAAAGGGTCACACTGAGTTGTATCGCGGTGCTGAGTATGTAGTCGACTTTTTACCTAAAGTAAAAATTGAAGCTGCTGTTGAAGATGGCATCTTGGAGCGAGCGATTGAAGCAATTGAAAAATCTGCTCGTACTGGAAAAATTGGTGACGGTAAGATTTTTGTCTCCCCAGTTGAACACGTCATTCGCATTCGTACCGGTGAAACCGGCGCGTCAGCACTTTAA
- a CDS encoding TorF family putative porin — translation MKTIQKTAVTLAVSSLFSAGAFAQAAPAAPEVSPVTANVTVVNNYVYRGLTQSNFKPAIQGGFDYAHESGFYVGNWNSSISWLADGYATSKVSAPVEMDFYAGFKKELIAEGFASDIGVLQYYYPAQGLPSMTIGGSAAAKNTLIASGRQALGVSPNTTELYAAQNFTFGPLTGFVKVSYAVTPLFGIYNSVGSYYPDLTANYDTGFYGITANAHLGYQAIPNSYKNAAGKSMDFSYMDWKLGVTKDFGGGLSGALAYVATTAATVGGSYIYATPQSKNQGATQYLVSLTKTF, via the coding sequence ATGAAGACGATTCAAAAGACAGCAGTAACACTCGCAGTGTCCAGCTTGTTTTCTGCTGGAGCATTCGCCCAGGCAGCACCTGCAGCTCCAGAGGTGAGCCCAGTTACTGCAAACGTAACAGTAGTTAATAACTATGTTTATCGTGGATTGACGCAATCAAATTTTAAGCCTGCAATTCAAGGTGGTTTTGACTACGCTCATGAAAGCGGTTTCTATGTTGGTAACTGGAACTCATCCATTAGTTGGCTGGCAGATGGCTATGCAACATCTAAGGTTTCTGCCCCAGTTGAAATGGATTTTTACGCAGGATTTAAGAAGGAGTTAATTGCTGAAGGATTTGCAAGTGACATAGGTGTTTTGCAATACTATTACCCTGCTCAAGGCCTCCCTTCAATGACAATTGGTGGCTCAGCCGCCGCCAAGAATACGCTGATTGCTTCTGGCCGCCAGGCACTTGGTGTTAGTCCCAATACGACAGAGTTGTACGCAGCACAAAATTTCACATTTGGTCCTTTAACTGGCTTTGTGAAAGTTTCATATGCTGTTACACCATTGTTTGGCATCTATAACAGCGTTGGCTCTTATTACCCAGATTTGACAGCAAACTACGATACCGGTTTCTATGGCATCACAGCTAATGCACATTTGGGCTATCAAGCAATTCCGAATAGCTACAAAAATGCTGCTGGTAAATCGATGGACTTCTCTTATATGGACTGGAAGTTGGGAGTTACTAAGGACTTCGGCGGCGGCTTATCTGGTGCCCTTGCCTATGTTGCAACAACTGCGGCAACCGTTGGCGGCTCTTATATTTATGCTACTCCCCAATCAAAAAATCAAGGTGCTACACAGTACCTAGTTTCTCTCACTAAAACTTTCTAA
- a CDS encoding accessory factor UbiK family protein: MQKPGEILEQIQRIASDMQNKVGDAIRNSPAQEIEKNVRAMMNQGFQKMDLVTREEFELQSKVLAKTREKLEALEAKVAALEKS, translated from the coding sequence ATGCAAAAACCAGGCGAAATCCTAGAACAAATCCAGCGTATTGCTAGCGATATGCAAAACAAGGTTGGGGATGCTATTCGTAATTCACCAGCGCAAGAGATTGAAAAGAATGTGCGTGCCATGATGAATCAAGGTTTTCAGAAAATGGACTTGGTGACTCGCGAAGAGTTTGAGTTGCAATCTAAAGTATTGGCCAAGACTAGAGAAAAGTTAGAGGCTCTCGAAGCTAAAGTGGCTGCCCTAGAAAAGTCTTAA
- the lipA gene encoding lipoyl synthase, whose protein sequence is MTTNKPDLDTAATSNSRQDIHYDASRKQKSSEKTARIPIKIIPLDQVLKKPDWIRVKAASGNSRFSEIKKILRENELVTVCEEASCPNIGECFGKGTATFMIMGDKCTRRCPFCDVGHGRPDPLDTKEPGNLARTIAALKLNYVVITSVDRDDLRDGGAMHYVDCISQSRDLSPNTRIEVLVPDFRGRLDKALDIFSEHAPQGLPDVMNHNLETVPRLYKQARPGADYAHSLKLLKDFKERFPHIPTKSGLMVGLGETDEEILAVMRDMREHNIDMLTIGQYLAPSGHHLPVQRYVHPDVFKQFEEEAYAMGFSHAAVGAMVRSSYHADEQAHSAGVI, encoded by the coding sequence ATGACCACCAATAAGCCGGATCTCGATACCGCCGCTACTAGTAATAGTCGCCAAGACATTCATTACGATGCTTCACGTAAGCAGAAGTCGAGTGAAAAAACTGCACGTATTCCGATCAAGATCATTCCCTTGGATCAGGTGCTCAAAAAGCCCGATTGGATTCGAGTAAAAGCCGCCTCTGGAAATTCACGCTTTTCTGAGATTAAAAAGATTCTTCGTGAAAATGAGTTGGTCACAGTTTGCGAGGAGGCGAGTTGCCCTAATATTGGTGAGTGCTTTGGTAAAGGTACGGCTACCTTCATGATCATGGGCGATAAATGTACGCGTCGTTGCCCATTTTGTGATGTGGGCCATGGCAGGCCAGATCCCTTGGATACAAAAGAGCCAGGTAATTTAGCGCGCACGATTGCTGCCCTGAAATTAAATTATGTGGTGATTACTAGCGTAGATCGCGATGATTTACGTGACGGTGGCGCGATGCATTATGTGGATTGTATTTCTCAGTCACGCGATCTCTCCCCGAATACACGTATTGAAGTTTTGGTACCAGATTTTCGTGGCCGCTTAGATAAGGCTTTAGATATTTTTTCTGAGCATGCGCCACAAGGCTTGCCTGATGTCATGAATCACAATTTAGAAACCGTGCCGCGTTTGTATAAGCAGGCGCGTCCTGGCGCAGACTATGCACACTCCTTGAAATTGCTTAAAGATTTTAAAGAGCGCTTCCCACATATTCCAACTAAAAGTGGTTTGATGGTGGGATTGGGCGAGACGGATGAAGAGATCTTGGCGGTGATGCGTGATATGCGTGAGCACAATATCGACATGCTGACAATTGGTCAGTACCTAGCGCCTTCAGGTCACCACCTCCCAGTGCAACGCTATGTCCATCCAGATGTATTTAAGCAATTTGAGGAAGAGGCTTATGCGATGGGCTTCTCCCACGCTGCCGTGGGTGCGATGGTGCGCTCCAGCTACCATGCTGACGAGCAAGCACACAGTGCAGGTGTTATCTAA
- the lipB gene encoding lipoyl(octanoyl) transferase LipB, with the protein MRFLVKNLGIADYDSTYQAMRDFTQQRDSDTLDEIWILEHPPVFTLGLAGDASNLHSPSNQIPLVQVDRGGEITYHGPGQIVVYLLLDLRRLGIFVKELVSRIEQALIDTLADFGIQAERHPGAPGIYIAQGSLIEAGYRGAKIAALGLKVSKGCSYHGLALNVSTDLTAFARIHPCGYEGLRTVDMQTLGIKDNIDIISQTLLGHLQKQLISS; encoded by the coding sequence ATGCGTTTTTTAGTAAAAAATTTAGGGATAGCTGATTACGATTCAACCTATCAAGCGATGCGGGATTTTACGCAGCAACGAGATAGTGACACCCTGGATGAAATCTGGATTCTTGAGCATCCCCCAGTCTTTACTTTGGGCTTAGCGGGAGATGCGAGTAACTTACATTCTCCTAGCAATCAAATTCCATTGGTGCAGGTTGATCGTGGTGGTGAGATCACGTATCACGGACCTGGACAAATCGTGGTGTATTTATTGCTCGATTTGAGGCGTTTGGGTATTTTTGTAAAAGAGCTGGTCTCCCGAATCGAGCAGGCTTTGATTGATACATTGGCAGATTTTGGTATTCAGGCAGAAAGACATCCTGGTGCGCCTGGGATTTATATTGCGCAGGGGAGTTTAATAGAGGCAGGGTATCGAGGTGCTAAGATTGCCGCCCTGGGTCTCAAGGTCTCCAAGGGATGCTCCTATCATGGACTTGCCCTAAATGTATCTACCGATTTAACCGCTTTTGCCCGTATTCACCCATGTGGGTATGAGGGCTTAAGGACAGTGGATATGCAAACTCTTGGGATCAAGGACAATATAGACATTATTAGCCAAACCCTTTTAGGGCATTTGCAAAAGCAACTGATTTCATCATGA
- a CDS encoding YbeD family protein produces the protein MTEDKKSLIEYPSEFPIKVMGKANPEYLPAILHIARQFDPTFDESKVEQRPSKDGNYLGITLPITATSREQLDELYRTLSTHPLVSVVL, from the coding sequence ATGACTGAAGATAAAAAATCTCTGATTGAATATCCATCAGAGTTTCCAATTAAAGTAATGGGTAAGGCTAATCCAGAATACCTGCCTGCAATCTTGCACATTGCCCGTCAATTTGATCCTACGTTCGATGAGAGCAAGGTCGAGCAACGACCTTCTAAAGATGGAAATTATTTAGGCATTACATTACCAATCACGGCCACTAGTCGAGAGCAGTTAGATGAGCTATATCGCACTTTATCTACTCATCCCTTAGTTAGCGTTGTTCTCTAA